Within Mongoliitalea daihaiensis, the genomic segment ATGATTATGAAATAGAATTTGTAGGGGCTCGTAAAGAAAGTTATCGTGCAGATTCAAGAAAGCCTCTCGTTGAGGACGGCAGTCTTGCGGAAGATCAGGAAAGGCGAGATTTCACCATCAATGCCATGGCTATCTCGGTCAATAAAAAGACGTTTGGTCAATTGATTGATCCATTCGATGGTATAAAAGACATCCGAAGAAAGATAATCCGTACACCTACGGATCCGATGATTACTTTCTCCGATGATCCCTTGCGCATGATGCGTGCCATTCGTTTTGCCGCACAGCTGAATTTTGATATAGACCCTGATACGTTCGACGCTTTGTTACAAAGTGCCCCTCGTTTACAAATTATCTCTAATGAGCGGGTCATAGACGAGTTAAATAAGATAATTTTAACTCCGAAGCCATCTTATGGATTCAAATTGCTTTTTGCAGGCAAACTTTTGCATGAGTTTTTTCCTGAAATGGTCGAACTTCAAGGAGTGGATTCTGTGGGCGATAAATCACACAAAGATAATTTCTACCACACCTTGCAAGTATTGGATAATATTTGTCAATCAACAGATGATTTGTGGCTACGATGGGCTGCCATTATGCATGATATTGGTAAGCCTCCCACCAAGCGATTCAATGAAAAGGTGGGTTGGACTTTCCATGGGCATGAGGATAAAGGGGCACGCATGACCCCCGGAATCTTCCGACGATTGAAGTTGCCGCTAGATGAACGCATGAAATATGTACAAAAATTAGTCAAGCTTCATCTACGCCCGATTGCCTTGGTGTCAGATAAAGTGACTGACTCAGCTGTTCGAAGGCTATTATTTGATGCAGGAGATGCTATTGATGATCTAATGAAGCTTTGCAGAGCTGATGTGACTTCCAAAAACAATAATAAAGTACAGCGGATTTTGGCAAACTTTGATAAAGTAGAACAAAAAATTATTGAAGTAGAGGAAAAGGATCAAGTCAGGAATTTTCAGCCGCCAGTTTCTGGAGAAGAGATTATGGAAATTTTCAATATTCAGCCAGGTCGTTTGGTCGGAGAGTTGAAGGAAGAAATCAAAGAAGCAATCCTAGAAGGACAAATTAACAATAATAAAGCTGATGCATTGAAACTATTGCATAAATTAGCGACGCAAAAAGGAATAATTTAATACTGAATATCGATTATGAAAAAAATACTTATTTCAGCTTTCGTGCTGATGGTAAGCTGCTCAGCATTATTCGCTCAAGAACAAGCGGAGACTGAGACTATGAGAAAAAGAAACGAAGCAGATCAGCGTGTGTATCAATTAGCCTTGCGCTACAATGATTTACCGGTAGCACGGATGAAGCTGATGGAGCTTATTGAGCGCAATCCTACAAATATTCGCTATCAAGAGCTTTTGGCAACCTTATATTTTGATTCCAATCAATTTACGTCGGCTGCTGTGAGTGCGATGGATTTGTTGGAAAAAAATGATAAGAATGTAGCTGCATTGGAGATTGCAGGGTACTCACTGGAACAGTTAGGTGCATTTGATCGGGCAATGCCTTACTTTGAATCGCATTACCTTTTAACTGGAACATTATTTTCCCTCTACAAAACGGCCTACATGCAGTTTTCATTGGATAGATTTGAAGAAGCATTGAATTCTGCCAATATGCTGGTCAAAGATGCCAAATCCTCTACAGAAATGTTAAATTTTACCAAAGCGGATGAAACGACTCAAGAAGTAAGTATCAAAGCAGCAGCATTAAATTTAAAAGGTTTGATTTACATGGCAGAAAAAAATGTGGAAGAAGCACAGACTGCTTTTATGCAGTCTTTAGAACTGGCTCCTGGCTTTGAAATGGCTCAATTAAATATGAGAGAACTTAGAAATTCGAACAAGCAGTAAGTAAGTTGTAGCTATTGTAGAGGATCTTACCCTCAAATAAATTCAGTTTATATTTTAGAAAGTCAGTTGAATGTACTATTTAACTGACTTTTTTATTTTAAATTCCGAAAAAATTTAACCTCTTTAATATCAATGAAACCATCATCTAACCGAAGAACGTTTCTTAAATCTATGGGGCTTTTGGGCTTAGGTACTACCATCAGCCCATTAATTCTTCAAGCTTGTAAACAAGCTGAATCCGACAAGTTGTCAAAAGAAGTGTTGAAAGACCCACTTTTTAACATATCCTTAGCTCAGTGGTCATTGCATAAGATGTTGTTTGCAGGAGAGTTGGACAATTTGGATTTTGCCACATTTACAAAAAGTCAATTTGGAATTGATGCAGTAGAATATGTCAATGCCTTCTTTAAAGAAAAGGCAAAGGATCTATCCTATTTGGGAGAAATGAAAACAAGAGCAAAGGATGCTGGGGTACAAAGTTTATTGATTATGATTGATGGTGAAGGCTACCTTGGAGATGTGGATGAAACTTCCAGAAATCAAGCTGTTGAAAATCATAAAAAATGGGTGGAGGCAGCCAAATTTTTAGGATGTCATTCCATTCGTGTCAATGCATTTGGAAGAGGTACTGCTGAGGAAGTGGCTGCGTCAGCCATAGAAGGCCTCGGATCGTTGGCCTCTTTTGCAAAGCCATTTGATATCAACGTGATTGTTGAAAATCATGGGAGTTATTCCTCCAATGGTAGATGGTTGGCAGACGTCATTGAAGGTACAGGTATGGATAATTGCGGCACATTGCCTGATTTTGGTAATTTCTGTATCCGTAGATCCAATGGCTCGGAATGGGGAGGAGAGTGCATCGAGGAGTATGACCGATACTTGGGTGTTGCAGAGATGATGCCATTTGCTAAAGGAGTGAGCGCTAAAAGTTATGATTTTGATGAAGATGGAAACTGTATAGAAACTGATTATGAACGCATGCTTCAAATTGTCAAAGATGCAGGTTATACTGGCTATATAGGAATTGAGTATGAGGGAAGTCAGCTTTCTGAGGTGGAGGGTGTTAAGGCAACTCAAAAATTGATTAATCGAATAGGTTCTACCTTAGGTTAATCTTACATGCGCTTGTTGATCAATTTGCTAATCATATCTATGCTTGTAGTAGCGGGGCTAAGCTATGGGACCATTTGGTGGGGTAGAGGCCTTTTGCATGATTCAGAGATCCCGATTCAAAAAACACTTTTTGCTAGTACATCTCCTCAAAGAGTACTGGTTTTTTTTGCCCATCCAGATGATGAAATTGCTGTTGGTGGAACGTTAAACCTTCTGAAAAATGAGGGGCACATGATTTACATGGTGTATGTCACGCAAGGTGAGAATGGGCCCACTGGGGATTTGGTGTCTCAGGAGTTATTAGGTGCAACTCGTAAAAATGAAATGCAACAAGTGGCCAATTTTTTAAATGCAGAAGCTTTGGAAATACTTAATTTTCCTGATAGTGGATTAAAGCATCTTCCTTTAGAATTGTTTGAAAAGCTTGCTCAGGAAATGATTGAAAAATACCGTCCAGATTATGTGATATCATACGACTCGGAAGTCGGTTTATACGGACATCCAGATCATCGCGCAGTTTCCAAAGGAATGGAAAATTATTACCTTGCCAATATTGGTAAAGTGGATTTTCCTGTCAAGCAGTTATTTCAAGTAACCCTCTGTTCCAAACAAATTCAAGTTGCCCTGCAGTTAGCCCCAGGATTTCAGCGGAATTATCCAAAAGTAGGAAACGGTCTACCAAAGCCAGATTTTTCGATTCGAACAACCCGTTTCTTTCGAGACCTGGAACAAATGATGGAGATGCATGCAACACAACAAGAAGTGTTTAAAGATTTGTTACCCTATAAAGATCAGGTACCGTCATATGTATATGCGAGGATATTTGATCGGGAATATTTTCACAAAGTTCGCCGTTAAACTTTCTCGATCTTTTGATAGGAAGCAAGTACTCCTCTGACCATAGCTGCAGAGAACCCTTGATGTTCCATTTCATTCAAGCCTACGATGGTACATCCTTTCGGGGTAGTTACTTTATCAATAGCTTCTTCTGGATGCATATTTTTTTGGATCATCAACTCAGCAGCCCCTTTGACTGTTTGATTGACTATCAAAGAAGCAGTTTTTGCATCAAAACCAATTTGTATCCCTCCCTGTATCATGGCTCTCATAAATCGTAAAACATAGGCAATGCCGCAAGCACCTAGTACAGTTGCTGCTTCCATCAAGCTTTCATCGATGGTGATACTAAACCCAATGCTGTTGAATAAGCCTTTAACAATTTCTTCGGTTGATGACGTGGCATTTTTACCGCAAATACATGTGACTGATTCTTGAATATCAGCGGCGATGTTGGGCATCGCTCTAAATGCTGTAGTAGCCGGGTCTAGCACAGTAAACATTTCGTCAAGGGTGATTCCTGTAGCTAAAGAAACTATAACCTGTTTGGTTGGGCTTAAAACAGGATTTATTTCTTTTAAAATGCTGTTGACATTGTAGGGTTTTACTCCCAATATGACGATGTCAGCTTCTTTAGCAGCGAATGAGTTATCACTGTGAACTCGTACTCCCAGATCTTGTAAGTAGAGGATATTACTTGGATTTCTTTTTGTCACATGTAATTGTTGGGGCGAAAAATCTTTTTGAGCCAACAATCCATTGACAATGGCAAGTCCCAGATTACCACAGCCGATGATGGCAATTGTTTTGTTTTGAAGCATCTTATAGGTCCATTTGAGAAACGTAGATGAAAGTTAGTTTTTTTTCTTGGTTTATAGGGGTATAATTTTCAGTTTTTGTATATCCGCTTTCATACCAGTAGCCATTTGTGTTTTTTGATGAAGCTTATTTCAATCAGCTGTAGTGGGATGATTCTTTTGGCAAAAGGGTTAATATATGTGCTGATGAGGTATACAAATTTTTAAAAAATAAATTGGAATTGCAGGATTGAAGCGTATCTGACAGTTATTCTAAGGATAAAGAATAATTGAGCTAAAGTTGGTTTTATTTTTGCGAAGAAGAAATTTAAACTACATAAAATCCTATCTTTGTCTTTTTGAATTTAACTACTTGGCATGCCTAAGCTGATACGTCTTACAACGGTTCCTTTATCTTTAAAACTTCTTCTTTCCGGTCAAATGCGTTTTATGAAAGATCAAGGGTGGGATGTGCTCATGGTCAGTTCAGATGGGAAGGAGCTATCGCAAGTAATTAAAAATGAAGGATGTAGACATGAGGTAATCCCTTTTACAAGACAAATCACACCTTTCAAAGATTTATATTGCTTGTGGTTGCTATATAAACTCTTTAAAAGAGAAAAGCCTGACATTATTCATTCCCATACCCCCAAGGCTGGGTTATTGGCGATGGTAGCCGGAGCACTCGCTGGGGTAAAAATCAGAATTCATACACTGGCAGGTCTTCCCCATATGGCAGCCTCTGACAATAAAAAAGCACTTCTTGAGATGGCTGAAAAATGGACTTATCGCTATGCAAGTGAGGTTTGGCCAAACGCATATTCGCTGAAAAATTTAATTCTAGAAAAAGGATGGGTAGGGGAACGAAAAATAAGGGTTATTGGAAAGGGTTCCTCCAACGGTATTGATTTAAAAAAATTCAGTAGAGAAGCTTTGGCAGAGAATCACTTGGTAGCAGCGACGATGCGTATGACGCCTGGTGAAAATGAATTCATCATAATCTGTATTGGCAGATTGGTCAAAGACAAGGGCATTGAAGAATTGGTTGAAGCTTTTTTACAATCTCAAATCATAAAGCATTCCAAATTGGTTTTATTAGGAGCATTTGAACAGGAACTGAATCCGATTTCGGATGAGGTAATGCGTAAAATCTCTGATCATCCCAAAATTGTTCAAATAGACTGGACGGACCATGTCGCACATTACTTAGCCCTAGCGGATTTAGTCGTTCATCCTTCCCACAGAGAAGGATTCCCCAACGTACTTCTGGAGGCTGGTGCAATGCAGGTTCCAATCTTGTGTTCTGATATCCCGGGCAATACAGATATCGTCCAAAATCGTAAAACGGGATTGGTTTTTCCAGTAAAAGATATTGAGACATTGAAGCAAGGTTTAGAGTTTGCTTTTGTCAAACGTGATTTCATGCAGGAGCTTGCCGATCAATTGTATCAACAAGTAGTTGAAAATTACAATCGGAGGAACATTCAGCTATTCTATCGTGAAGCTTATGAGGAGCTTTTATCCGCCAATCCGGCGAAAGATTTATTCTGAGGTTAAGGCAGATTTAAGTTGAATTTGTGTTAATTTGTAGGCAGGAAAAAATTTATAAGCATTAATTATATGAAATATTTAGTGACCGGTACAGCCGGATTTATAGGCTTCCATGTAGCCAATAAACTTTTAGCAAGAGGAGAAACAGTCGTAGGTCTAGATGTGATCAATGATTATTATGATGTAAATCTAAAGTTTGCAAGATTGGCTTATGCAGGGATATCCAAAGAGGATGTACTCGCCAATAACAAAGCTGTATCTTCCAAGCATGAGAATTACTCTTTTGTAAAATTGGATTTGGCAGATTCCCAAGGGTTGATGAAGCTTTTTGAAGAAGAACAATTTGATGTAGTCATTAACTTAGCGGCACAAGCTGGTGTTAGATATTCATTGATTAACCCTTCGGCTTACGTGGAGTCCAATATTGTTGGTTTCGTGAATATTTTGGAAGGATGTAGACATCATGGGGTGAAACATTTGGTTTATGCTTCTTCAAGTTCGGTATACGGAGCGAATGAGACTATGCCATTTTCTACATCAGATAATGTGGATCATCCGCTAAGTTTGTATGCAGCCTCCAAAAAGTCTAATGAGTTGATGGCACATACTTATAGTAATTTGTTTCAACTACCAACAACAGGCTTACGATTCTTTACAGTATACGGACCATGGGGAAGACCTGATATGGCTTTGTTTTTATTTATTGAAGCTATTACGAAGGGAGAACCCATTGATGTATTTAATTTTGGTAAAATGAAACGTGACTTCACGTATGTAGATGATATTGTAGAAGGAATTATTAGAGTAGCTGACCGTCCAGCTCGGAAAAATGAGTCTTGGACAGGTGCAGATCCAGACCCAGGAAGCTCTTATGCTCCCTATAAAATCTATAATATTGGTAACTCACAGCCAGTGGAGCTCATGGATTATATTGGAGCGTTGGAAAAAGCTTTAGGTAAAGTTGCTGTAAAAAATATGTTACCTCTTCAGGCAGGAGATGTACCCGCTACTTATGCAGATGTAACAGATTTGATGAGAGACACAGGTTATAAGCCCGATACAACTGTGGAAGAAGGTGTTGCAAAGTTTGTAGAATGGTACAAAGAGTTTTATAATAAAGAGCTTTGATGTCCCAAAGGAGCAAAGACATTGTGATCTTACAAATCAAAAGATAAATACATGGGAAAAAATATTTTGATTACTGGAGGAGCTGGATTTATCGGCTGTCATGTCGTACAGTTGTTTGTGAATAAGTACCCAGACTACAAAATCATTAATTTGGATTGCCTCACCTATGCTGGTAATTTGGAGAACTTAAAGTCAATTGAGGCTAAACCGAATTATGTTTTTGAAAAGGTGGATATTCAAGATGAGGATGAATTGAAGCGGGTATTTGAAAAGCATCAGGTCACCGATGTAATCCACCTAGCAGCAGAATCCCATGTGGATAGATCTATTACTGATCCCTTGGCTTTTGTCAAAACGAATGTGATTGGCACGGTCAATCTTTTAAATGCTTCAAAAACGTATTGGAAAGATTACGAGCAACATTTATTTTACCATGTTTCCACAGATGAGGTATATGGCTCACTAGATCATGGGGGATTTTTCTTAGAAACTACTCCGTATGACCCACAGTCACCTTATTCAGCTTCAAAAGCATCCTCAGATCATTTTGTGCGAGCCTATGCCAATACATATAAGCTCAAAACAGTCATTACTAATTGTTCAAATAATTACGGCCCAAATCAATTTCCTGAAAAATTAATACCACTGTGTATTCACAACATTAGAAATAATAAACCACTACCAGTATATGGGAAAGGAGAAAATATTAGGGACTGGTTGTTTGTGGTAGATCATGCACGTGCGATTGATGTAGTATTTCATCAAGGTAAGCCAAATGAAACTTACAATATAGGCGGATTTAATGAGTGGAAGAATATAGATATTGTACGCCTACTTTGTAAGAAAATGGATGAAAAGTTGGGTAGAGAGATAGGTACATCAGAGCAATTGATTACATATGTGAAAGACAGAGCAGGTCATGATTTACGCTATGCTATCGATGCAAGCAAAATCCAGTCTGAACTAGGCTGGGAACCAAGTCTTCAATTTGAAGAAGGTATCGAAAAGACGATCGATTGGTACTTAGCTAACGAGGAATGGTTGGAAAATGTCACTTCAGGCACTTATCAGAAATATTATGAGGACCATTATGGTGCTTAATAAATGAAAAGAGACCATTTAAAATGGTCTCTTTTCATTTATATTCATGGGTTCCAACTAGCAGGATCTTTTCTCCATTCTACTAGGGATGCTAATGTTTCATCATTGATATAATCATTTGCCAATGCTTGGGGCAACATAGAAGAATAATCACTTAGGCAAACTAAGGGTACCTTTGCTTCTTGAAAATTTGATTTAGCAAGCTCAAAACCATATGTGAAGATAGCGAGCATGCCTAAAACCTCAAATCCGGCATTTCTTAAATCTTGAACCGCTTTTAAAGAAGAGCCGCCTGTCGATACCAAATCTTCAATAACTACTACTTTTTGTCCTGGGGTAACTTTTCCTTCAATCATATTTTCCATGCCATGCCCTTTGGGTTTGGACCGAACATAAAGAAAGGGAAGATTCAGTTCTTCTGCAATTAGGGCTCCCTGTGGGATACCAGCGGTTGCTACCCCTGCAATACTTTCTGTGGAAGGAAACTTTTCCTTAATGATCGTGCACAAGTGATTTTTGATGAGGGATCGAATCTCTGGAAAAGAAAGTGATAATCTATTATCGCAATAGATAGGAGACTTCCATCCTGAAGCCCATGTGAAAGGTTTTTCAGGTTGAAGTCTGATAGCTTCAATCTCCAATAATTTAGATGCTATTTCAGCTGCAATACGTTTGTTGAAAATTTCCATGAACCAAAAATAAGCTATAAATTTTTCCTAGGTATTGTGAGTAGATGATTTTTTTATGCATTTTTGATTTTATCATTTCAACCCCCAAGCAAACTAATTTCTATGAAGATTTTTGTTAATGATAAGCCACTCGATTTGATAAGTCCTACAGAGTTTCCTACTGAACGAACTTTCGAATGTATTTTTGAATCTCCTATCGATCTGCCTTTAGCGGTGGAATTGTTTGACGATGTACTGATCACAAACCCATCCAAAGACTTTATTATTCGGTTGTTATACATTCTAAGAACTCGGAAATTGAAAAATTTAGATTCGGTGACCATCGTTGCAAATGATAGTGAGGAGTTAAAATCATTTATTAAAAGTAGGTTTACAGTAATTAAAGCGGCAGGGGGTGTAGTTACCAAAAAAGACAAAGTTTTGTTTATTTACCGATTAGGAAAGTGGGATTTACCAAAAGGTAAGTTTGATAAAGGAGAGAGTCCTGAAGAATGTGCCGTACGTGAGGTGGAAGAAGAATGTGGCGTGAAGGTCCGGATTACTCGTAAAATCTGCAAAACTTGGCATACGTATACGCATAATCGAAAGAGTATTTTAAAGAAAACCTATTGGTTTGAAATGGACCTTGTGTCTGATGAAGGGTTAAAAGCTCAAAAAGAAGAAGGGATAGAAGAAGTGAAATGGTTGAATCATCAAGATGCTAAGATTGCGCTGGTCAACTCCTATCCGTCTATGCGATATTTATACAAGAAGTTTTTAAAAGTGAAGGCTTAAGATTCTAAATCATAAGGTAAATATTCGTTGACGTTTATCTCAAATTTGTGAACCTCACGAATAATAGTAGAAGTAATAGCAGAGTACTGAGGAGAAGTAATCAAAAACACAGTTTCTAAATCTTTTTTCAGTTTTCGATTCATTTGTGAAATGGTATTTTCATATTCAAAATCTGTGGTATTTCTAAGACCTCTTAATAAAAAATCCGCTCCTATTTTTTTTGCAAGGCTTGAGGTGAGTTCGTTGTATACCAAGACTTTGACTCTCGGTTCATTTTCATACACAGATTCTATCTTTTTGACCATCAAGTCAATGTCGAAGTATCTGTTTTTTTTTGAAGAGTTATAGCCAATGCCAATGATGATTTCATCAAACATTTTCAAGCCACGCATCACAATATCATGATGTCCATTGGTGTATGGGTCAAAAGAACCTGGGAAGATGGCTATTTTTTTCATTCATTGATTAATTAAAAATCCAAGAGGACTCAAATATACCTGTTTGCTTAAATTCATCTGCTCCTTGATGGTATAATTGATTACAAACGGGTACGGTGATTTTTATATTTTTAAAATACTCAGTTCCCCAAGAGACTGGTAGTTTATTGAATTCACTTTCAAAAATGGTTAGCCTAAAGAGCTTGGGGTCAAAAGATAACTTGTGAGCGATTCCATAAATATATTGTAGAATGATTTGCTCTGTAGTGGCTTCAAATCGATTGAAAAGGACTAATTCTTGATCTTTAAATGCAGCTAGGTAAAGGAAATTGGTTTGAATGCTTACCCAGATTTCTTGATTTAGTAGGTTAAACTTTTCCTTCAAAGCTAAACTTAAAAAGGAGGCTGCTGCATGATGTAAGGTTACTTCTTGTTTACCCGACGAAAGCAGTTG encodes:
- the rfbB gene encoding dTDP-glucose 4,6-dehydratase encodes the protein MGKNILITGGAGFIGCHVVQLFVNKYPDYKIINLDCLTYAGNLENLKSIEAKPNYVFEKVDIQDEDELKRVFEKHQVTDVIHLAAESHVDRSITDPLAFVKTNVIGTVNLLNASKTYWKDYEQHLFYHVSTDEVYGSLDHGGFFLETTPYDPQSPYSASKASSDHFVRAYANTYKLKTVITNCSNNYGPNQFPEKLIPLCIHNIRNNKPLPVYGKGENIRDWLFVVDHARAIDVVFHQGKPNETYNIGGFNEWKNIDIVRLLCKKMDEKLGREIGTSEQLITYVKDRAGHDLRYAIDASKIQSELGWEPSLQFEEGIEKTIDWYLANEEWLENVTSGTYQKYYEDHYGA
- a CDS encoding NUDIX hydrolase; this encodes MKIFVNDKPLDLISPTEFPTERTFECIFESPIDLPLAVELFDDVLITNPSKDFIIRLLYILRTRKLKNLDSVTIVANDSEELKSFIKSRFTVIKAAGGVVTKKDKVLFIYRLGKWDLPKGKFDKGESPEECAVREVEEECGVKVRITRKICKTWHTYTHNRKSILKKTYWFEMDLVSDEGLKAQKEEGIEEVKWLNHQDAKIALVNSYPSMRYLYKKFLKVKA
- a CDS encoding tetratricopeptide repeat protein, whose amino-acid sequence is MKKILISAFVLMVSCSALFAQEQAETETMRKRNEADQRVYQLALRYNDLPVARMKLMELIERNPTNIRYQELLATLYFDSNQFTSAAVSAMDLLEKNDKNVAALEIAGYSLEQLGAFDRAMPYFESHYLLTGTLFSLYKTAYMQFSLDRFEEALNSANMLVKDAKSSTEMLNFTKADETTQEVSIKAAALNLKGLIYMAEKNVEEAQTAFMQSLELAPGFEMAQLNMRELRNSNKQ
- a CDS encoding PIG-L deacetylase family protein, whose product is MLVVAGLSYGTIWWGRGLLHDSEIPIQKTLFASTSPQRVLVFFAHPDDEIAVGGTLNLLKNEGHMIYMVYVTQGENGPTGDLVSQELLGATRKNEMQQVANFLNAEALEILNFPDSGLKHLPLELFEKLAQEMIEKYRPDYVISYDSEVGLYGHPDHRAVSKGMENYYLANIGKVDFPVKQLFQVTLCSKQIQVALQLAPGFQRNYPKVGNGLPKPDFSIRTTRFFRDLEQMMEMHATQQEVFKDLLPYKDQVPSYVYARIFDREYFHKVRR
- a CDS encoding sugar phosphate isomerase/epimerase family protein; the protein is MKPSSNRRTFLKSMGLLGLGTTISPLILQACKQAESDKLSKEVLKDPLFNISLAQWSLHKMLFAGELDNLDFATFTKSQFGIDAVEYVNAFFKEKAKDLSYLGEMKTRAKDAGVQSLLIMIDGEGYLGDVDETSRNQAVENHKKWVEAAKFLGCHSIRVNAFGRGTAEEVAASAIEGLGSLASFAKPFDINVIVENHGSYSSNGRWLADVIEGTGMDNCGTLPDFGNFCIRRSNGSEWGGECIEEYDRYLGVAEMMPFAKGVSAKSYDFDEDGNCIETDYERMLQIVKDAGYTGYIGIEYEGSQLSEVEGVKATQKLINRIGSTLG
- a CDS encoding CCA tRNA nucleotidyltransferase, which produces MNYQDALQAHEIFTRVGKIADKLGLETYVVGGYVRDFIMGRACKDIDFVCVGSGIGLAEAVAASYTQHVPLSVFKNFGTANIRLDDYEIEFVGARKESYRADSRKPLVEDGSLAEDQERRDFTINAMAISVNKKTFGQLIDPFDGIKDIRRKIIRTPTDPMITFSDDPLRMMRAIRFAAQLNFDIDPDTFDALLQSAPRLQIISNERVIDELNKIILTPKPSYGFKLLFAGKLLHEFFPEMVELQGVDSVGDKSHKDNFYHTLQVLDNICQSTDDLWLRWAAIMHDIGKPPTKRFNEKVGWTFHGHEDKGARMTPGIFRRLKLPLDERMKYVQKLVKLHLRPIALVSDKVTDSAVRRLLFDAGDAIDDLMKLCRADVTSKNNNKVQRILANFDKVEQKIIEVEEKDQVRNFQPPVSGEEIMEIFNIQPGRLVGELKEEIKEAILEGQINNNKADALKLLHKLATQKGII
- a CDS encoding NAD-dependent epimerase yields the protein MKYLVTGTAGFIGFHVANKLLARGETVVGLDVINDYYDVNLKFARLAYAGISKEDVLANNKAVSSKHENYSFVKLDLADSQGLMKLFEEEQFDVVINLAAQAGVRYSLINPSAYVESNIVGFVNILEGCRHHGVKHLVYASSSSVYGANETMPFSTSDNVDHPLSLYAASKKSNELMAHTYSNLFQLPTTGLRFFTVYGPWGRPDMALFLFIEAITKGEPIDVFNFGKMKRDFTYVDDIVEGIIRVADRPARKNESWTGADPDPGSSYAPYKIYNIGNSQPVELMDYIGALEKALGKVAVKNMLPLQAGDVPATYADVTDLMRDTGYKPDTTVEEGVAKFVEWYKEFYNKEL
- the proC gene encoding pyrroline-5-carboxylate reductase, producing MLQNKTIAIIGCGNLGLAIVNGLLAQKDFSPQQLHVTKRNPSNILYLQDLGVRVHSDNSFAAKEADIVILGVKPYNVNSILKEINPVLSPTKQVIVSLATGITLDEMFTVLDPATTAFRAMPNIAADIQESVTCICGKNATSSTEEIVKGLFNSIGFSITIDESLMEAATVLGACGIAYVLRFMRAMIQGGIQIGFDAKTASLIVNQTVKGAAELMIQKNMHPEEAIDKVTTPKGCTIVGLNEMEHQGFSAAMVRGVLASYQKIEKV
- the coaD gene encoding pantetheine-phosphate adenylyltransferase, which translates into the protein MKKIAIFPGSFDPYTNGHHDIVMRGLKMFDEIIIGIGYNSSKKNRYFDIDLMVKKIESVYENEPRVKVLVYNELTSSLAKKIGADFLLRGLRNTTDFEYENTISQMNRKLKKDLETVFLITSPQYSAITSTIIREVHKFEINVNEYLPYDLES
- a CDS encoding DUF3822 family protein, which encodes MYTTIKNTTGKSLSDKFDTLDVSSLSLVLYNHLYVLFLNDKNNQILGVHWEVKKNIQAVIKAVTSLPIFSKDLPLSVYYHSEFFALVPGVIYEPAQNDTFLHFASPTLQDHVSFNTSLESNNLQLIGAIPQEVAQLLSSGKQEVTLHHAAASFLSLALKEKFNLLNQEIWVSIQTNFLYLAAFKDQELVLFNRFEATTEQIILQYIYGIAHKLSFDPKLFRLTIFESEFNKLPVSWGTEYFKNIKITVPVCNQLYHQGADEFKQTGIFESSWIFN
- the pyrE gene encoding orotate phosphoribosyltransferase; protein product: MEIFNKRIAAEIASKLLEIEAIRLQPEKPFTWASGWKSPIYCDNRLSLSFPEIRSLIKNHLCTIIKEKFPSTESIAGVATAGIPQGALIAEELNLPFLYVRSKPKGHGMENMIEGKVTPGQKVVVIEDLVSTGGSSLKAVQDLRNAGFEVLGMLAIFTYGFELAKSNFQEAKVPLVCLSDYSSMLPQALANDYINDETLASLVEWRKDPASWNP
- a CDS encoding glycosyltransferase family 4 protein, coding for MPKLIRLTTVPLSLKLLLSGQMRFMKDQGWDVLMVSSDGKELSQVIKNEGCRHEVIPFTRQITPFKDLYCLWLLYKLFKREKPDIIHSHTPKAGLLAMVAGALAGVKIRIHTLAGLPHMAASDNKKALLEMAEKWTYRYASEVWPNAYSLKNLILEKGWVGERKIRVIGKGSSNGIDLKKFSREALAENHLVAATMRMTPGENEFIIICIGRLVKDKGIEELVEAFLQSQIIKHSKLVLLGAFEQELNPISDEVMRKISDHPKIVQIDWTDHVAHYLALADLVVHPSHREGFPNVLLEAGAMQVPILCSDIPGNTDIVQNRKTGLVFPVKDIETLKQGLEFAFVKRDFMQELADQLYQQVVENYNRRNIQLFYREAYEELLSANPAKDLF